In Paraburkholderia youngii, the genomic stretch GCGGTTGTACACGTGAATGCCGTCGGCGCTGATCTGCACGCGGAAATTCGGATCACGCACGGCGCGCGCGAATTCGTCGATTTCTTCGGCGCTGTACGGAAACGGCCGTTTCGCGTGGACCGTCGCGAGTTCGCTGCTGATGCCCTTCGGCAGCACTTGCGCATCACGCGCCGCATGCATCACACGGCGCGCGATATCGGCTTCGCGCAGCGCGCGCCGCGCATGCAGACTCACCGACGTCGTCAGCACCGCGCTGACGCGCAATTCGGCCGCCATGCCGAGCAGCACGGCGTTGATGCCGCTCGTGTCGGCCTCGGTCAACTCGGTCACGTTGCCGATGCCCATCATGATCGCGATGTCGGGATAGCGCTCGCGCAGGCGCACATAGCGCGCAATCGATGCGGCCAGCCCAAACGGAATCGGATCGAGAATCGAATCGGCGAGAAACGCGCGGCCGCGCGCGCTTAGCGCGTCGATCGCGGCGTCGAGCGAGGCGGCATCAGCGGGTTCGCGCGCGACGAGGATCGGCGTCGACGGCACTTCATCGGCGATCCACAGCGTATCGACGTTCAGGCTCATCAGATAGTCGGCGCCCGCGCGGCCGCCGCGCAGCAGTTCCTCGTTGCGCATCGAATCGACGCTGACGCGATAGCCTTCGGCCTTCAGGCGGCGCACCGCGTCTTCGAGATGCGGAAACGGCGTGTCCGGCAGACAGCCGATGTCGATCACGTCCGCGCCCTGGGCCGCATACTCGCGCGCCCTTGCGGCGATGCCGTCGAGGTCGAGCCGCGGCGCATCGACGACCTCCGCGAAAATCTCCGTGTCGTAGCGGCTCAGGTCGAACGGCTTCGCCTTGTGGCCGAAAAACTGCGGCAAGTCCTTGACCTCCTCGGGGCCGCGTTCGAACGGCACGCCGTAGTGCGCGCTCAGCGTGTCGAGATCGCCGCGGCAGCGGCCCGGCACGATCACGCGCTGCGCGGCAAGCGGCGTGGGCACGCGGCGCTGGATCATGTCGGCGGTCATCAACGCGGCGACCTGCAGGCCGATGTCGCGCACCTCCCAACTGAACGGCGCCGGCGCCATGCCGTCGAGCACGCGCCGCAGGCTCGGTTCGGCAAGCCGGCCGGTCAGGAAGAGGATGTGGTCCATGCGAGATCGAGGGTCGCGAGGCGTTGGGAGAGTGCCGCTTCGAGTTCGTCGAGCGAGCGCGCGAGCGTCGTGTATTCGAAACGTGCCAGACGCTCGACGTTGTCGAGCTCGATCGCCCTTGGTCGCAGTTCGACCCATTCATCCGGGCTATGCGTGATCACGCTCGGTTCGGTGTCGCATGCAAAGACGATGCCGGGGATGCATTGCTTGCCGGCCTGCGCGTACATGTTGGTCGGCAGCGTATCGGAGATGCCGTAAGCGCATTTGGCGACCGTGTTGCTGGTGGCCGGCGCGATCACGACCGTGTGATAGATGCCGTGATACAGCATGCCGACCGGCACGCCGCTCGCGCTGTTGTCGCGCAGCACGCGGAACTGTTCGCGCAGCTTGTCGAGCGGCCAGCCGTACAGCGGCAGCACTTCCTCGGCCGCCGCGGACAGAAACAGATCGACGCGCGGCAAGCGCCGCGCGAGCGCGATCGATTCTTCGAGCATATGACCGGAGCCGGTCACGCACCACGCGAAGCGCGCATCCGGCTTGAAGTCGGTGAGATCGCGGGCGGCCTTGGGCGCTGACTCGTTGGGGGACGACTGGGTCATGCGTCGAGATCGAGCGGCATGCCGTCCGGCGACGAGCCTTCGTGCGACAGCCGGATATGCAGCCGGCGCATCTTGCGGTACAGCGTGTTGCGGCTGATGCCGAGCGCCTTCGCGACGTTGCTGACGTTCCAGCGATGCTCGTCGAGCAGCGACAGCACCGTCTCGCGCTCGTTCAGCTGGATCGCGTTCAGCGAAGAAATGTCCGCTTCGTCGGCGAGCTGCCCGTCCATGTCCGCGTTTGCGAGGCGCAGCGCGGTGGGCAGATCGACCGCCGACGTGCGTTGCGTGACCTCGGGCGGCAGATGCTCGCAGCCGATCGGCTCGCCGTCGGACAGCGCAATGGCCATCTGCAACACGTGACGCAGCTGACGGATGTTGCCGGGCCACGCGTAGGTGAGCAGCGCGTGTTCGGCTTCCGGCGTCAGATCGGGCGGATCGTCGGTTTCGTTGGCGAGCAGATGATGGATCAGCGGCAGCTTGTCGACGCGCTCGCGCAGCGCAGGCAGATTCAGCTCGACGCCCTTGAGCCGGTAGTACAGGTCCTCGCGGAACTGGCCGCTCTCCACGAGTTCCATCAGATTGCGGTGGCTCGCGCTGATCAGCTGGAAATTGACCTTGACGGTGGTCTCGGCGCCGAGCGGCGTGACCTCGTGTTCCTCGATCACGCGCAGCAGCCGAGCCTGCAGCACGAGCGGCATGTCGCCGATCTCGTCGAGGAACAGCGTGCCGCCGTTGGCCTGCACGATCTTGCCGCGCCGACCTTCACGCTGCGCGCCGGTAAACGCACCGGCGCGATAGCCGAACAGCTCGCTCTCGATCAGGTTCTCCGGCAGCGACGCGCAGTTCACCGGCACGAACGGACCGTCGGCGTGCGGGCTGATGCTGTGCAGCGCCTGCGCGAAGACTTCCTTGCCGGTGCCGGTCTGGCCGCGCAGCACGATCGGAATCTTGCGCTGGATCACGCGTGCGGCCAGCTGGATCTGCGAGGCCATGCGCGGGTCGCCGAATTCGAGGTGCGCAATCTCTTCGAGCTTCGGCACCGGCGCGTGCTTGTCGTGCTTCTCGTGTTTTTCCGGGGCGCTGCTGCGGATCGCGGAGTCGGTGACGATCACCCGCGTCACGCGCCCGGTGCCGTTCTGCGGCGTCTGCGCGACGAGGAAAAAGCGGTTCGTCGCATTCGCGCTGTAGACGGTGACCGGATGGAACGAGCCGCGAATGCTGCGCGCGATCATGTCTTCGAGCGACGCGTTGAACGCTTCCTCGATGCGCCGGCCGCGCAGCTCGGCGAGCGAGCGGAAGCCGAGCTGGAACAGCGCGCTGCGGTTCGCGGCGAGCACCGTGCTGTCGTCCCCGACCGCGAGCTTGCCGCCGTGCAGCGTGCCGACGAATTCCGGGCGGCTGTGGAAATGGATCATGTTGGCGTGCCGGTAGCGCGCATCGAGCAGACGGTTTTCGATCATCTGCCGCGACATGCCGACCAGTACCAGCGAGTGCTGCTGCAGCAGCTTCGAGCGGCTGGTGACGTCGAGCACGCCGGCGATTTCGCCGCCGTCGTCGAAGATCGGCGCGGCCGAGCACGTGAGCGACGTATAGCGCGGATAGAAATGCTCGTGCTGACAGACGGCGATGCAGTCGCGCTCCGCGAGACAGGTGCCCATGCCGTTGGTGCCGGCTTCGCGTTCGCTCCACAGCGCGCCGACGCGAAAGCCGTCGGCGGCGACCGCCTCGGCGAACGGCACGGACGACACCTGATGCACGATCACGCCGCCCGAATCGACGAGCACGACCGCGAGCTCGGGGTCGGCGAGCTGCTGATAGAGCGTCGTCATCTCGAGCTTCGAACACGCGATCAGATCGCCGAGCGCCTCACGGCGCGCGCTGAGTTCGTATTCGGTGAGCACCGGCGGCGGCACGAAACGCGCGGGGTCCAGCTGGAATTCGTTGATGCAGCGCGTCCACGACTGAGCCACGGGTTCGCTTGTCGGGCGCGTGGTCAACTGATGGTTGACCACGTTCAGAACTTCCCGGACGTGCGTACTGCTGTCAGCGAGCAACGACATGGGATTCGTCTCCGTTGCGTCATTTCGCAAGCATGCCTGCATTGCACGCTGCGAATGCCGCTTTATCAAGCCTGTCTGCCCTTGGTGCGGCGGGTTCTGGGTCCGCCTGCTCCCTCGCGACCGGCCCTGCTACGAGGCGGGTATTTAAAACTGTACGCTCGATGCAAGACAGGTTCAACAGAAAGTGACTGTGGGTTTACCTCACCGTGCCCGGAATTTGCTTTTCTCGATGCGCGATGCGTTAAACGTTTTGCAGGTTGCATGCCTGTCGCAGCTTCGACACAGAGTGTGCCGCGCGTCGCTCAGTTCTATCGTTCTACTGTTGCATCTGTTCAACCTTGGGCCGCGCCGCGGCGGAGACCATCATGGATCGTATCGATACTGTTCGCCTTGCCGCATTTTCCAGCCTCGGCGCCAATCCCGGCTCGCAAGCCGGCGCGTTGCCCGAGCGCCTCGACATCGTCTTCATCGAGAACTTCATCGGCCAGACGGTCATCGGTATCGACAGCAGCGAGTTGCATGTTGCGCAACCGGTGCGCGTGAATCTGGCGATCGGCGTGCCCGCGATCCGTGCGTGCGCGACGGACCGGATCGAAGATACGGTCAACTATGCGGCCGTGCGCGAGGCGCTGCTGGAGCTATTCGCGTCGCATCGCGTGCGGCTGCTGGAGGCGCTCGCCGAGACGATCGCGCAACTGTTGATTGCCGACTTCGGCGCGCACTGGGTGCGGGTGTCGCTCGCGAAGCCTGCCAAGTTCGCCGACCTCGCGGCCGTCGGCGTGCAGATCGAGCGGCGTCGCGGCGATGGCCCGGCGGCCGCCGTGGGTCTCGCGTGTTACGCGTCGCTGGGCGCGGGGCTGGTGCCGAATTGACGGGGAGAGCGGGGCGCGCCCGACGCCCGGCGCGCCTCGAACCGTCGTCATTTCGCCACGGTCGACGTTTTCTGCGGACCGAGTCCGCACGCCTGATACGCGCTCGTTTGCAGCGCGCGGAATTTCCTGGTTTGAGCCTTGGCGTGATCGACGCGGAATTCCGCGCCGCCTTCGCCGCCGAGCGTCGCGTACTTCGAGAAGGTCGACTGGTCGACGAATTCGTCGTACGGCAACGACGCGGCCATCTTGTCGATCACGCACGAGCACTTGTAGACGTTCGCGAAATCGTGGCCGTTATCGTCCATGCAGCTGAGCACGTATTCGACGCGGCCCTCGGTCGGATAGTTGTAGCCGCCCGCCCACGCGAGCGGTGCGGCGAGCATGAGCGAGGAAAATGCGAGAAGCGCGCGACATCTATTAGTCATTGAATGCCTCTGCGAGAGCATTGAACCCGCTTCGCGAACCGCTGCGCGAGGTCCATGCCTTGCGGCCGCGAGGCGACGGGATGCGCGAGGAGGCGGGGCCGCGAAGCGCCGCGTCTCCTGCGCTGCCATGCACCGTCAGTTCGGCGCGAACGGATGCGCGACGGTGCCCTTCTTGGATACTACTTCAGCCGCGCTCGGCTCGCCGCTGACCGCGCGCTTGATGGCCTCGCGCGTCGCCTGATAGTTGAACTGCTGGATTTTCTTGTCGTCCTCCGCCTGCCAGTGGATGAAGACGCCGACGCAGAGGAACAGATCGTCGGCTTCTTCCTGCGGGATCGTGCCGTCCTCGACGCTGTCGGCCACTGCTAGCGCGACCGCGTGCTGCGCTGGGCCGAACATCTGCACGGCCTGCTTGGCGCCTTTGATCGTCACCTTGTTGAACAGGATCGTATTGGGCTTCGTGATGAGATTCGGCGCGACGACGGCGAGCAGCGACGTGAAGCCGTCCTTGTTGTTGGTGAGCGCGTTGCAGAACGCGGTTTCCGCAGCCGAACCTCGCGGTCCGATCAGCAAGTCGATATGCGCGACCTCGTTGCCGTCGCCGACTAGCGACTCCCCGATCATGACGCGGTTGATCTTGGCCATTCTGTTCCTCCAATGAGTAGGTATGGACCTGCTGACGAGGCGCCGCCCGCGATCGTGTCCAGATCAGCATCGCGAGAGCGGTGCGGGATTGCACGGCGGTACTAACTAACAGGTTCCGTGCCAGTTGTGGCACCCGGCATGCTGACGCGCCTGTTCGGGGCGTGTTCAGTGCAGACGATTCAGGGTTAACCGCGCCCTTCGACGCAGCGCGCAACGAACAGCGTAGCCACCGCGAGGTCCGCGCTGGTGCCGGGATTGATCGCGCGGGCCTTCAATTCGGCGTCCCAGGCATCGAGTTGCGGATCGCTTGCCGAGCGGCGCGCGGCGGGTCGCGTTTGGCGCCAGCGCGCGTGCTGTTCGCGTGCCGCGAGCGTGACACTCTGCGCCAGCGCCAGGCCGTGCTTGCGCACAATGTGAGAGTCGGGCCAGCCGGCGAGGAACGCGAGAAACACGTTGAGCATCGCGATTTCGCCTGGATCGACGGGCGCGGGTTCGGACGTTGGCGTCGAGGCTTCGAAGCAGGCGGTGAGGCCGGTGTCGAACAGGTCCGCGAAACCGTTCGCGTACTGCCGCGCGATGCTGTCGCGCTCGCTGGCGAGCCGCATCGCGTCGCGCAGGCCGATCGTCGGCGCTGCGTGGACCGATTGCTCGGGCGCGTCGCCGAGGCCGCCGGGCTTGGCGAGCGCGATCGCGCGATAGGCGAGCCGCGCATCTTCGACGTCGAGCCGGCTCAGCACGTCGCCGACGGCCGCGCGCCACGCTGGCGCCGTCAGCGGCCGTTCGCCGGTTTCGTCGAGAGCCGCGGCGAGCGGCGCGATCAGCAGCACGATGCCGAGATTCGTATTGCAGCCGACGGCCGCGCGCGTCCGTGTGACCGCGTCGAGAATGCGCTGTCCGACGCGGGCGCCGCGCGCGAACAGCGCGTCGAGCGATGCGTCCGCGCTGGCGAGGAACTGCGCCGCGTTCATGCCGTGGCCGGGGCTCTGGTTGCTGACGTTGCCGGGTTTCGGCGTGATGACGTCGAGCGTGCAGGCCGCGAGGAAGGCTGCGCGCGCATGCTCGACGGAGATTGCATGAGGGATGGGCATGACGCTCAAGCCCGGCGCTGCGGAGACTGCACGGGCACCCCGGCGCTAGCGGCTTGCTCGGCTTGCTCGTTCGCGCGCCGTTGCGCCGCAAGTTTGCGATCGAGCAGATCGTCGACCAGCGCCGCGGCGACATCGAGCGGCACGACCGACTGCAAACCGCGCCACGCGGCCACGCCGTTGACTTCGAGCACGAGCGGCAGCGCGGCGTCGTCGGGATTCGGGATCAGGTCCACGCCCGCGTAGTCGAGCCCGAGCGCGACGGTGGCGCGCACGGCACTCTGCGCGAGCGGGACCGTCAACTCCGCGGCCTCGCAGCGCGCGCCTTGCGCGACGTTGTGAATCCAGCCCTTGCCGCCGCTGCGCCGCATCGCCGCGACCGCTTTGCCGCCGATCACGAGCACGCGCCAGTCGAAACCGGGCCGGGCGCCGGCAACGAAGCGCTGCAGATAAGCGACCTGCCGATAACGCGCGAGCGACGGCAGCGGCGCGAGCAGCCCGCCACGCGCGCCGAGCCGTTTGAGCCCGTGGCCTTGCGAGCCGAACAGCGGCTTGAGCACGACCTGGCGGCCGGCGGCCGCTTCGCGCATCAGGACGCGTTGCGCGAACGCGGCGGACTCGCCGGCCCAGGTGGCCGGTGTCGGCACGCCCGCGCGATGCAGCAGGAAGCTCGTCATCGATTTGTCGACGCTGCGCTCGATCGCACGGGCGTCGTTGTAGACCGGCACGCCCGACTCGCGCAGCGCGTGCAGGATGCCCAGGCGCAGCGTCACCTGCTCGAAAGTGCCGCCGGCGATGCCGCGCACGAACACCGCATCCGGCAGCGTGCGGCCGAAGCCCGGGATCACGAGGCCGTGCGGCAGCCACGTGGTGTCGATGCGGCAATCCGCGAGATCGACGCAACGCGCTTCGGCGCCGCGCGCGCGGAACGCCTTTTTCAACCGGCCGGTGTGCCAGCCGGTTTCGTCGCTCATGATCGCGATGCGCAGGCCCGCTGTGATCGTCATCGCGCGACCGGCTCGCCGCCCCACTGTTTGCGCAGCAGGCCGCCGTCGAGCCGGCCGCCATGATAGGTCACGCCGCTTTCGAGGCTGCTGACCCACACCTCGGCGGGGGCGAACAGTGCGGGGTCGATCTGATAGAAGTCGAAGTTGACAGCCGTGAAGACGTCCGCGAACGGCCGGCCGTAGTCGCGCGAATTGGCGGAGGGCAGCGTGTCTGCGAGACGTCGCGCGATCTCGTCGTGCCGGACCGTCAGATGCACGCGGCCGCCGTACAGGATCGCGTCGTTGGTGCGGCCCATCGCCTGAATGCCGTCGGGCGCGGGCGGCGGCAGCGGCGCCGAGCCCGTGCCGGCGACGATCTCGTCGAGCGGCACGCCGAGCACGTGCACCTTGTGCAGCGCCACTTCGACGACGCGGGCCACGACCTGTACCGTTCCCGCGACAGAGTGTGTCGGCGTGACGATCAGCGTCAGGTGGTCGGGCGCGAGGCCGCAGTCGTGCAGCACCTTGTCGATCACGACCTGCGGCGGCAGACGGTCCACTTCGAGCACCAGCGCGCCGCGTTCGTGGCGGTCTCGATAGCCGAGTTCGTCGAATAGCGGTTCCTTGACCGCGAGCGCGCGCGCGGGCCCTGAGCCGAGCGAAAAGAACTTTTTGCCGCCGGTCTGCTCCTTGGTCGCCGCGAGGCTCCAGCCCGCGTACTGGCTGCCGAGACAGGCGAGCACCGGCGACGAGGTGCTGACCTCGAGCATCGTCGGCCACAGCGGCGCGGCGTCGAAATTAGCGCGTACCGCGACGCGGCCGAGACCGCCCATGCAGATGCGCGCGATCAGCACGCCGGCGTCGAGACTGCCGCGGGCGTCGACGCCGGCATCGGCGATCACGGTGCCGGCGGGTGTGCGAGTGAGCGCGACGCCGAGATGTGCCGCCTGATCGACGAGCCGGGCGACGAGGCGCTCTGACAGCGCATTCACGCTCGGCGGCGCGGTGGGCGGGGATGTCTCAATGGGCGTGGAGGCAGGCATGGTCGGGCTCATTGCAGGTTTCGATTCGTTGGACGACGCGTTCGTGCTGCGCATCGAGCGCGGTGCGCACCGCGTCCGTCGACGCCGCTCGCACGAGCAGCGTGCAGACCGGCTGCCCGACGTCGATGCGGGTGCCCGGCATCGGCACGTCGCGGCATTGCGGATCGCGCAGGCAGGCGTCGGAGAACGCCGCGGAGACGTTGAACGGCCGCTGCGCGAACAGCACCCGCTGGCCGGCGCGCCAGCGCGGCGCGCGGGCCCGTGCGAGGCTCGCGGCCGACGGCGCGCGGCCGTGGCGGCACGCGTCGAGGTGGCAGGCGAGCAGGCCGGCTGGCCACGCATCGGGCGACGCGGTTTCGTAGAGCGCCATCGTCGACGAAGGGCGCGGGTTGATTTCGAGCACGTCGAACGAGGTGCCGTCCGACAGAAAATCGCAGCTGTTGATGCCGACGAGGCCGGCGCTTGCGCATAGCGCGTCGAGCGCTTGCTGCACCAGCGCAACGAACGCCGGCGGCAAGTCGATCGGCCCGATCGAGCCCGCATGCACGAAGCGCAGATCGCCGATCGCGCAGGTGAGCTGCTCGGCGAAACCGATCAGATGCGCGCGGCCGTGCGCGCCGATGAACAGCGCCGACAGCGAGCGGCCCTGGCCAAGGCGCTGGAAGTAACCGTGCGCGGAGGCGCTCGTGGAGTCGAACGAGTCGGCGGGCTGGATATGCGTGCCGCCACAGCCATCTGCCTGCTTGAATAGCCAGCCCTCGGCTGTCGTGGGCCGCTCGAACGACACAGCCGGATGCCCGATGCGCAACGCGTCGAGCAGCGCGAAGAAACGCCGCGGCTCGCGTACGGCCGCGATCGCCTCGGCATCGTTGCCGAGAAAGCGCGGCAAGCCGGGCTCCCGGCACAAGTCAGGCATCAAAGGTTCGAGCCCGCTGCCGCCGATCCAGCCAAGCAATCCTGGCAACCGCGCGACGCGCGCAAGCGCATCGACGAGCCGCGCCCGGTCGATCCCGAGCGCGCCATCACCGCCGCCGATGTCGAACCACAGTTCGGCGGCCTCGCGCGTGTCGCAGTCGCCGAAGATATCGAGCGCGGCGACATGCAGGCCGGCGCGCGCCGCGGACTGCGCGAGCAGGCGCGCGGACTGCCCGACGACCGCGACGATGGGCGCATGCATGAGCGGCCGGTGCGGCTTCATGACGGCCGCTCTCAGCCGAGACCGGCCGCGACCGCGCGGGCCTCGTCGTAGGCTTCCGGGAAGCCCAGGTAGACCGGCTTGCCGCCCGTGCGCATGCGCATGAACAGGCGATGCTCGACCTGATACTTGACGTTGCCGATCGCCAGCGCGCCGATGCCGACCGCGCCCGCGTTCGGCACGCCGTCGATCGGCTTGCCATCGTTCATCACGTTCACGCCGGCGATGCCTTCGGGCGGCACCGCGTTGACGTCGGCGGCGACGAGCAGGCGTTTTGCATGCGCGAGGTCGTCGCGGCCGACCACCTGCACGCCCGCGACAGCAGTGGCAATCGCGATTTCCGCTTCGGCGAGGGCGCCGCGCAGCTCGTCGGACGTCGTGGTGCCGATGCCGTTGGTGACGATGCCGAAGCGCTCGTTCAGTTCGGCCGATGCGGCGAGCGCGCGACTGCGGTGGGTGTGGCTCGCGATCGTCACGTCGGCGCCGCGCGACGCGGCGATC encodes the following:
- a CDS encoding flavoprotein, producing the protein MTQSSPNESAPKAARDLTDFKPDARFAWCVTGSGHMLEESIALARRLPRVDLFLSAAAEEVLPLYGWPLDKLREQFRVLRDNSASGVPVGMLYHGIYHTVVIAPATSNTVAKCAYGISDTLPTNMYAQAGKQCIPGIVFACDTEPSVITHSPDEWVELRPRAIELDNVERLARFEYTTLARSLDELEAALSQRLATLDLAWTTSSS
- a CDS encoding DUF6513 domain-containing protein — translated: MDHILFLTGRLAEPSLRRVLDGMAPAPFSWEVRDIGLQVAALMTADMIQRRVPTPLAAQRVIVPGRCRGDLDTLSAHYGVPFERGPEEVKDLPQFFGHKAKPFDLSRYDTEIFAEVVDAPRLDLDGIAARAREYAAQGADVIDIGCLPDTPFPHLEDAVRRLKAEGYRVSVDSMRNEELLRGGRAGADYLMSLNVDTLWIADEVPSTPILVAREPADAASLDAAIDALSARGRAFLADSILDPIPFGLAASIARYVRLRERYPDIAIMMGIGNVTELTEADTSGINAVLLGMAAELRVSAVLTTSVSLHARRALREADIARRVMHAARDAQVLPKGISSELATVHAKRPFPYSAEEIDEFARAVRDPNFRVQISADGIHVYNRDGHRRGDDPFALYPQLNLETDGGHAFYMGVQLARAEIAWRLGKRFDQDQPLDWGCAIDRPEEDLSVWCGPGETMKKR
- a CDS encoding dihydroneopterin aldolase produces the protein MDRIDTVRLAAFSSLGANPGSQAGALPERLDIVFIENFIGQTVIGIDSSELHVAQPVRVNLAIGVPAIRACATDRIEDTVNYAAVREALLELFASHRVRLLEALAETIAQLLIADFGAHWVRVSLAKPAKFADLAAVGVQIERRRGDGPAAAVGLACYASLGAGLVPN
- a CDS encoding NAD(P)-dependent methylenetetrahydromethanopterin dehydrogenase: MSETIERPYILHMFTATPQMSPFDVNMAADAGYQVIVPYCNVEAGMVANLTQDAIFSRGPKGVSRTGIFIGGRDVMQAVAMLDTARRAMVPPFEVSVFADPSGSYTTAAALVALVERHLGKQHGVELGGKRVLILGGAGAVGRIAAAIAASRGADVTIASHTHRSRALAASAELNERFGIVTNGIGTTTSDELRGALAEAEIAIATAVAGVQVVGRDDLAHAKRLLVAADVNAVPPEGIAGVNVMNDGKPIDGVPNAGAVGIGALAIGNVKYQVEHRLFMRMRTGGKPVYLGFPEAYDEARAVAAGLG
- a CDS encoding triphosphoribosyl-dephospho-CoA synthase, encoding MPIPHAISVEHARAAFLAACTLDVITPKPGNVSNQSPGHGMNAAQFLASADASLDALFARGARVGQRILDAVTRTRAAVGCNTNLGIVLLIAPLAAALDETGERPLTAPAWRAAVGDVLSRLDVEDARLAYRAIALAKPGGLGDAPEQSVHAAPTIGLRDAMRLASERDSIARQYANGFADLFDTGLTACFEASTPTSEPAPVDPGEIAMLNVFLAFLAGWPDSHIVRKHGLALAQSVTLAAREQHARWRQTRPAARRSASDPQLDAWDAELKARAINPGTSADLAVATLFVARCVEGRG
- the mch gene encoding methenyltetrahydromethanopterin cyclohydrolase, with protein sequence MPASTPIETSPPTAPPSVNALSERLVARLVDQAAHLGVALTRTPAGTVIADAGVDARGSLDAGVLIARICMGGLGRVAVRANFDAAPLWPTMLEVSTSSPVLACLGSQYAGWSLAATKEQTGGKKFFSLGSGPARALAVKEPLFDELGYRDRHERGALVLEVDRLPPQVVIDKVLHDCGLAPDHLTLIVTPTHSVAGTVQVVARVVEVALHKVHVLGVPLDEIVAGTGSAPLPPPAPDGIQAMGRTNDAILYGGRVHLTVRHDEIARRLADTLPSANSRDYGRPFADVFTAVNFDFYQIDPALFAPAEVWVSSLESGVTYHGGRLDGGLLRKQWGGEPVAR
- a CDS encoding ATP-grasp domain-containing protein; protein product: MTITAGLRIAIMSDETGWHTGRLKKAFRARGAEARCVDLADCRIDTTWLPHGLVIPGFGRTLPDAVFVRGIAGGTFEQVTLRLGILHALRESGVPVYNDARAIERSVDKSMTSFLLHRAGVPTPATWAGESAAFAQRVLMREAAAGRQVVLKPLFGSQGHGLKRLGARGGLLAPLPSLARYRQVAYLQRFVAGARPGFDWRVLVIGGKAVAAMRRSGGKGWIHNVAQGARCEAAELTVPLAQSAVRATVALGLDYAGVDLIPNPDDAALPLVLEVNGVAAWRGLQSVVPLDVAAALVDDLLDRKLAAQRRANEQAEQAASAGVPVQSPQRRA
- the fae gene encoding formaldehyde-activating enzyme, whose amino-acid sequence is MAKINRVMIGESLVGDGNEVAHIDLLIGPRGSAAETAFCNALTNNKDGFTSLLAVVAPNLITKPNTILFNKVTIKGAKQAVQMFGPAQHAVALAVADSVEDGTIPQEEADDLFLCVGVFIHWQAEDDKKIQQFNYQATREAIKRAVSGEPSAAEVVSKKGTVAHPFAPN
- a CDS encoding ATP-grasp domain-containing protein translates to MKPHRPLMHAPIVAVVGQSARLLAQSAARAGLHVAALDIFGDCDTREAAELWFDIGGGDGALGIDRARLVDALARVARLPGLLGWIGGSGLEPLMPDLCREPGLPRFLGNDAEAIAAVREPRRFFALLDALRIGHPAVSFERPTTAEGWLFKQADGCGGTHIQPADSFDSTSASAHGYFQRLGQGRSLSALFIGAHGRAHLIGFAEQLTCAIGDLRFVHAGSIGPIDLPPAFVALVQQALDALCASAGLVGINSCDFLSDGTSFDVLEINPRPSSTMALYETASPDAWPAGLLACHLDACRHGRAPSAASLARARAPRWRAGQRVLFAQRPFNVSAAFSDACLRDPQCRDVPMPGTRIDVGQPVCTLLVRAASTDAVRTALDAQHERVVQRIETCNEPDHACLHAH
- a CDS encoding sigma-54-dependent Fis family transcriptional regulator, translated to MSLLADSSTHVREVLNVVNHQLTTRPTSEPVAQSWTRCINEFQLDPARFVPPPVLTEYELSARREALGDLIACSKLEMTTLYQQLADPELAVVLVDSGGVIVHQVSSVPFAEAVAADGFRVGALWSEREAGTNGMGTCLAERDCIAVCQHEHFYPRYTSLTCSAAPIFDDGGEIAGVLDVTSRSKLLQQHSLVLVGMSRQMIENRLLDARYRHANMIHFHSRPEFVGTLHGGKLAVGDDSTVLAANRSALFQLGFRSLAELRGRRIEEAFNASLEDMIARSIRGSFHPVTVYSANATNRFFLVAQTPQNGTGRVTRVIVTDSAIRSSAPEKHEKHDKHAPVPKLEEIAHLEFGDPRMASQIQLAARVIQRKIPIVLRGQTGTGKEVFAQALHSISPHADGPFVPVNCASLPENLIESELFGYRAGAFTGAQREGRRGKIVQANGGTLFLDEIGDMPLVLQARLLRVIEEHEVTPLGAETTVKVNFQLISASHRNLMELVESGQFREDLYYRLKGVELNLPALRERVDKLPLIHHLLANETDDPPDLTPEAEHALLTYAWPGNIRQLRHVLQMAIALSDGEPIGCEHLPPEVTQRTSAVDLPTALRLANADMDGQLADEADISSLNAIQLNERETVLSLLDEHRWNVSNVAKALGISRNTLYRKMRRLHIRLSHEGSSPDGMPLDLDA